From the Nodularia sp. NIES-3585 genome, one window contains:
- a CDS encoding AbrB family transcriptional regulator: MNQNLSVTPTPESPTHEKQNITKSHLSVRLVILSLELLLAIPLGLVLVQLHVGGIAWIFGGLASGAVVLQGCRILYKYYPQPNRNARKVGMALVGLTVGASSSNSDLTSLASGIPIFIFLTLFMLLCGSCIGYLYSRLSQTNLLTSMLATVPGGVGVMSSIAADYNRNVTLVALVQAIRVTTVVLLIPLIARTSVDPVLSPQTLPVNVKLQSFDPSQLGLLFLALVITTLVVYLAGLCKMPAAEFFGALIVGLGFNYLLDWLPVLNDVNFTPPAFIKLLGQLLLGITIGEYWGDKPNIGKRAVGYAFMSVALTLVAGAIAAMLAMQLTSWDWLTCLLVTAPGGAAEMILVSLALNHNVEIVTTGHLVRLIAINSSLPLWIFLFRRLDQQLSESV, encoded by the coding sequence ATGAATCAAAACCTCAGTGTTACTCCCACCCCAGAGTCACCTACTCATGAAAAACAAAATATTACCAAGTCACATTTATCTGTGAGGCTAGTAATCCTCAGTCTAGAACTCTTGCTGGCAATACCTTTGGGTTTAGTCTTAGTTCAGTTACACGTAGGCGGAATTGCTTGGATATTTGGCGGACTGGCCTCTGGTGCAGTAGTTTTACAGGGATGTCGGATTTTATATAAATATTATCCCCAGCCTAATCGAAATGCGAGAAAGGTGGGAATGGCACTTGTCGGCTTGACTGTCGGTGCATCAAGTAGCAATAGCGATTTAACCAGTCTGGCTTCTGGTATTCCTATATTTATTTTTCTCACTTTATTTATGCTGCTGTGTGGTAGTTGCATTGGCTACTTATACTCACGTTTGAGTCAAACCAATTTATTAACGTCAATGCTGGCGACAGTTCCGGGCGGTGTGGGAGTCATGTCATCTATTGCCGCCGACTACAATAGAAATGTCACCCTTGTAGCCTTAGTTCAGGCAATTCGCGTCACCACTGTAGTATTACTGATTCCGTTAATTGCTCGGACATCAGTTGATCCTGTTCTCAGCCCCCAAACTTTACCTGTCAACGTGAAATTACAGAGTTTTGATCCATCTCAACTCGGATTACTTTTCTTAGCACTAGTAATTACCACATTGGTAGTTTATCTAGCTGGATTATGTAAAATGCCAGCTGCCGAGTTTTTTGGTGCATTAATAGTTGGTCTAGGGTTTAATTATTTGCTCGATTGGCTACCTGTTTTAAATGATGTAAATTTTACTCCGCCAGCATTCATTAAGTTATTAGGTCAACTGCTGCTGGGAATTACTATTGGTGAGTATTGGGGAGATAAACCTAATATTGGCAAAAGGGCTGTAGGTTATGCTTTTATGTCTGTAGCTTTGACCCTCGTCGCGGGTGCGATCGCTGCTATGCTGGCCATGCAATTAACCTCTTGGGACTGGTTAACTTGTCTGTTAGTGACAGCACCAGGAGGAGCGGCAGAAATGATTCTCGTCTCACTGGCATTAAATCATAATGTAGAAATTGTCACAACTGGTCATTTAGTCCGACTCATTGCTATTAATAGTTCTCTACCACTGTGGATATTTTTGTTTCGCCGTCTTGATCAGCAATTGTCAGAGTCAGTTTAA
- the bchI gene encoding magnesium chelatase ATPase subunit I yields MTPTAQSTASARRVVFPFTAIVGQEEMKLALLLNVIDPKIGGVMIMGDRGTGKSTTIRALADLLPEIPVVANDPFNSDPNDPDVMSDEVRQMVEQGAEIPIDHKKVQMVDLPLGATEDRVCGTIDIEKALSEGVKAFEPGLLAKANRGILYVDEVNLLDDHLVDVLLDSAASGWNTVEREGISIRHPARFVLVGSGNPEEGELRPQLLDRFGMHAEIHTVKEPALRVQIVEQRAEFDQNPPVFLEKCQPEQEALQQKIVNAQNLLPSVTLDYEKRVKISEICSELDVDGLRGDIVSNRAAKALTAFEGRTEVTVDDIKRVITLCLRHRLRKDPLESIDTGYKVQKAFARVFGLEPPEDDAAQKNGVGQKLGARG; encoded by the coding sequence GTGACTCCAACTGCTCAATCCACGGCAAGTGCGCGTCGCGTGGTATTTCCATTTACGGCAATTGTGGGCCAGGAAGAAATGAAACTGGCGCTGCTGTTGAACGTGATTGATCCCAAAATCGGTGGTGTAATGATTATGGGCGATCGCGGTACCGGCAAATCCACGACTATCCGGGCGCTGGCTGATTTGTTACCAGAAATCCCCGTGGTTGCCAATGACCCCTTCAACAGTGACCCCAACGACCCCGACGTGATGAGTGATGAAGTTCGCCAAATGGTAGAACAAGGGGCGGAAATTCCCATAGATCACAAAAAAGTTCAAATGGTAGACTTGCCATTGGGGGCTACAGAAGACCGAGTTTGCGGCACTATCGACATTGAGAAAGCTTTATCTGAAGGTGTGAAAGCTTTTGAGCCGGGATTGCTGGCTAAGGCTAACCGTGGCATTCTTTATGTAGATGAAGTCAATTTGCTAGACGACCACCTAGTAGACGTGCTGCTAGACTCCGCAGCTAGTGGTTGGAATACTGTAGAACGCGAAGGTATTTCTATTCGTCACCCAGCCCGTTTTGTGCTTGTAGGTTCTGGGAACCCTGAAGAAGGTGAACTGCGTCCCCAACTGCTAGACCGCTTTGGGATGCACGCCGAAATCCACACTGTCAAAGAACCAGCTTTGCGGGTACAAATTGTGGAACAAAGAGCGGAATTTGACCAAAATCCTCCCGTATTTCTGGAAAAATGCCAACCTGAACAAGAAGCATTGCAACAAAAAATTGTCAATGCTCAAAATTTGTTACCATCCGTGACACTTGACTACGAGAAACGAGTCAAAATTTCGGAAATTTGCTCAGAACTAGATGTAGATGGTTTGCGTGGTGATATTGTTAGCAACCGCGCCGCCAAAGCATTAACTGCATTTGAAGGTCGTACTGAAGTCACCGTTGATGATATTAAACGTGTGATTACTTTATGTCTGCGTCACAGACTGCGGAAAGACCCTTTAGAGTCAATTGATACTGGCTATAAGGTACAAAAAGCTTTTGCGCGGGTTTTTGGTTTGGAACCACCAGAAGATGATGCTGCACAAAAAAATGGTGTCGGTCAAAAGTTAGGTGCTAGAGGTTAA
- a CDS encoding alr0857 family protein, with product MLKLTYTQRSCYLECLAQSLEEWVAQRVVFALRVGQSLYVESSTASFLLPVHLPGIETLKAEVKPDRSDMITLCACDSEYMEVTLRGFWLSDGSEDAVGLFVTTISDRNSIGEALSPDVPIEVFLHQLWQEAQSENSMISQWYDS from the coding sequence ATGCTGAAATTAACTTACACCCAGAGGAGCTGTTATTTAGAGTGTCTAGCTCAGTCACTAGAGGAATGGGTGGCGCAGCGAGTGGTTTTTGCCCTACGTGTTGGGCAAAGTCTGTATGTTGAATCCAGCACTGCTTCCTTTTTGCTTCCTGTTCATTTACCAGGAATAGAGACGCTCAAGGCTGAAGTTAAACCAGATCGCAGTGACATGATTACCTTGTGCGCTTGTGATAGTGAGTATATGGAAGTGACTTTGAGGGGTTTTTGGCTATCAGATGGTTCTGAAGATGCGGTGGGTTTATTTGTCACCACTATCAGCGATCGCAATTCTATTGGTGAGGCTTTGTCGCCTGATGTACCCATTGAAGTATTTTTGCATCAACTTTGGCAAGAAGCCCAATCTGAAAATTCTATGATTAGCCAGTGGTATGACTCTTAG
- a CDS encoding GAF domain-containing protein, giving the protein MKNYLSLPVQYQYQYPDPDDLHPTQSHSVKLMQDQEEFVHDLPLIINHIIANSSVTSLMLQEIAQLLGVTFNVDCCCLVTVTNEVSDHAIAANWCSDEYLAMQHSDQLCSIEQLMTNLPVVECAAEPLTMENICTIQNSLVVGSKYLPLPSKSVLALPTRWGGKNNGVICLIKFHAYDWQESEKQLLKVIESSCAIAFSQVIQAQLIANQCQSLQKFNHHQSLIKQLTTLSRTNLELNQMLQLAIASTAETLQVDRGLLILLKYTDPLFKIKPQKQIPQAKASVAGEWNRERPNSSRMQPDTLAQTFSLADCSLCQRVFTEMGNPVIITDYLDLQEAATVAPLFTIEALPTVLLMPLENQGKVLGFLVLQQALPRHWQPAELNLIEMVCAQVSNSIIQSQTLRQVQTVVDERTAKLKSSLELQAKLHERTRRYVGQLREINELKDEFLSNMSDRLRYPLTNMLMSIKNLRLPGIAPERKAKYLDILEQECTKEINLINDLLTLQKLESDHEPLQFETINLNTKIQELGAVFQSKLVAKGSTITVDLPSKPLMLQTELESFDRIIQELLNNAYTYSEHETIVHLQAFHQVEAQVDQVIIKVTNTGRAISEEESTYIFDKFRRGKGRWHPGTGLGLALVKSLVQHLNGAIAVESVPISDSSLSEVCFTLTLPQFSDESKPYSQSD; this is encoded by the coding sequence ATGAAAAATTATCTATCATTGCCAGTACAATATCAATATCAATATCCGGATCCGGATGACTTACACCCAACACAATCACACTCAGTTAAGCTGATGCAGGATCAGGAAGAATTCGTCCACGATCTGCCACTAATTATCAACCATATCATTGCCAACAGTTCAGTAACCTCATTGATGTTGCAAGAGATTGCTCAATTGCTAGGAGTTACTTTCAATGTTGACTGCTGCTGTTTAGTGACAGTTACTAACGAAGTCTCAGATCATGCAATTGCTGCTAATTGGTGTTCTGATGAGTATCTGGCAATGCAGCATTCAGACCAGCTATGCTCGATAGAGCAGTTAATGACCAACTTGCCAGTAGTGGAATGTGCGGCTGAACCATTAACGATGGAGAACATTTGCACTATTCAAAACAGTTTGGTAGTTGGATCTAAATACTTGCCATTACCGAGCAAATCTGTATTGGCACTCCCGACGCGCTGGGGAGGCAAAAATAACGGCGTGATTTGTTTGATTAAATTCCACGCTTACGATTGGCAAGAGTCAGAAAAACAACTGCTAAAAGTCATAGAATCATCCTGCGCGATCGCCTTTTCCCAAGTTATACAAGCCCAGTTGATTGCTAATCAATGTCAATCTCTACAAAAGTTCAACCATCATCAAAGCTTAATCAAGCAATTAACTACACTCAGCCGGACTAACTTGGAGTTGAATCAAATGCTCCAGTTAGCGATCGCCTCTACTGCTGAAACACTACAAGTAGATCGGGGTTTGTTGATTCTACTCAAATATACAGATCCCCTATTTAAAATTAAACCTCAAAAACAAATTCCTCAAGCCAAAGCTAGCGTTGCTGGTGAATGGAATCGGGAAAGACCAAATTCTTCTAGGATGCAACCGGATACTTTAGCACAGACATTTTCCCTTGCCGATTGCAGTTTGTGTCAACGCGTGTTTACAGAAATGGGCAACCCAGTGATCATCACTGATTATTTAGACCTACAGGAAGCAGCCACAGTTGCCCCATTGTTTACAATTGAGGCTTTACCGACAGTGCTGTTAATGCCATTAGAGAATCAAGGCAAAGTTTTAGGATTCCTGGTGTTACAACAAGCTCTACCACGCCATTGGCAACCAGCAGAATTAAACCTTATAGAAATGGTCTGCGCCCAAGTCAGCAATTCCATCATTCAGTCACAGACACTCAGACAAGTACAAACTGTGGTCGATGAGCGGACGGCAAAATTAAAAAGCAGTCTGGAACTCCAAGCAAAATTGCATGAAAGAACGCGGCGATATGTTGGGCAACTGCGGGAAATCAACGAGCTGAAAGACGAATTTTTAAGCAACATGAGCGATCGCTTGCGCTATCCCCTGACAAATATGCTGATGTCGATTAAAAATTTACGTCTGCCAGGAATAGCACCAGAACGCAAAGCTAAATACTTAGATATCTTAGAGCAAGAATGTACTAAAGAAATCAACCTCATCAATGACTTGCTGACCTTACAGAAACTAGAATCTGATCACGAGCCTTTACAATTTGAAACCATCAATTTAAATACTAAAATTCAAGAATTAGGTGCAGTCTTTCAGAGTAAGTTAGTAGCTAAAGGTTCAACTATTACCGTAGATTTACCATCAAAACCCTTAATGCTACAAACCGAACTAGAAAGTTTTGACCGCATCATCCAAGAATTATTAAATAATGCCTATACTTATTCTGAGCATGAGACTATTGTCCACCTGCAAGCATTTCATCAAGTTGAAGCACAAGTCGATCAAGTTATTATTAAAGTGACCAACACAGGGCGGGCTATTTCCGAAGAGGAATCCACCTATATTTTCGACAAATTCCGGCGTGGTAAAGGACGCTGGCACCCTGGCACTGGACTGGGACTTGCCCTAGTTAAATCTTTAGTCCAGCATTTGAATGGGGCGATCGCTGTTGAGAGTGTGCCAATCTCAGACTCTTCCCTGAGTGAAGTTTGTTTCACCCTAACTCTGCCCCAATTTTCCGATGAAAGCAAACCATATTCCCAAAGTGACTGA
- a CDS encoding SRPBCC family protein, translating to MKANHIPKVTEQYNITENLDPSTASDHIQLENTLTVDTVGLPDVAVKVEKIAERQRQITAKIQIPQPVERIWKVLTDYEALSDFIPNLAKSSLLKHPHGGIRLEQIGSQRLLKFNFCARVVLDLEECFPKEINFSMVEGDFKGFSGSWCLEPYSQGEDSGTTLCYTIRVWPKLTMPIAIIEHRLSNDLRFNLLAIHQRVEQLTK from the coding sequence ATGAAAGCAAACCATATTCCCAAAGTGACTGAACAATACAACATCACAGAAAATCTTGATCCCAGCACCGCTAGTGATCATATACAGCTAGAAAACACCTTGACTGTTGATACAGTTGGTTTACCAGATGTGGCAGTTAAAGTTGAAAAAATAGCTGAGAGACAGCGGCAAATTACCGCTAAAATCCAAATTCCTCAACCCGTGGAAAGAATCTGGAAAGTTCTCACAGATTATGAAGCCTTGTCTGACTTCATACCCAACTTGGCTAAGAGTTCTTTGTTAAAACATCCTCACGGTGGGATTCGACTCGAACAAATCGGTTCTCAGCGTTTACTCAAATTCAACTTTTGTGCGCGTGTAGTGTTGGATTTGGAAGAATGCTTCCCTAAAGAAATTAATTTCTCAATGGTAGAAGGAGATTTCAAAGGCTTTTCTGGTAGCTGGTGTTTAGAGCCTTATTCTCAGGGTGAAGATAGCGGAACTACCCTGTGTTACACCATTCGAGTCTGGCCTAAGCTAACGATGCCCATAGCAATCATTGAACATCGCCTCAGCAATGATCTGCGGTTTAACTTGTTAGCTATTCACCAGCGCGTAGAGCAGTTAACGAAATAA
- a CDS encoding sodium:proton antiporter: protein MEASFEITLQIVSVVVAGITAQVLAAYFRLPSIVLLLLLGILLGSDGLGVLHPHVLGTGLEVIVALATAIILFEGGLNLDVQELGRVSVSLQLLVTLGTLITLIGGSMAAHWLGEFPWNIAFLYGSIIVVTGPTVISPLLKQINVDRQVATILEGEGVLIDPVGAILAFVVLDTIMNGDADPINAIVGLLMRLGIGAAIGGAGGYLMSLIFKRANFLSPELKNLVVLAILWGLFTVAQTIRSESGVMTTVIAGAVFANSSVPEERLLRSFKGQLTILSVSVLFILLAADLSIASVFALGWGSVFTVLVLMFVVRPINILCCTWNSNLNWRQKLFLSWVAPRGIVSASVASLFAISLTQRGINGGDAIKALVFLTIIMTVVCQGLTAGTIAKWLRITSKDATGAMIVGCNPLSLLIARFFQERGETVVMIDTDPERCEQAAAQDIRVISSSALDVSVLEEAGLASMGTFLAMTNNGEVNFVLAQRAAEEFSPPRVLAVFPRKPQANSSNNHKVNQAFSTELVIKTWNEYLNDGRVKLGTTTLNDSEFRKQQDRIQEKIKSGDLIPLLLEREDRLQVMSASQEWLVGDRIIYLLHDPRPNLLKRLSGGSQSTRLSLETLPEVEELPLEKLSQLFTGDAPKN, encoded by the coding sequence ATGGAAGCATCTTTTGAAATAACCCTACAGATAGTGAGCGTAGTTGTTGCAGGCATTACCGCCCAGGTGCTGGCTGCATATTTTCGCCTACCTAGTATTGTCTTGTTATTGCTACTAGGTATTCTGCTTGGCTCTGATGGGCTAGGCGTGTTACATCCTCACGTACTAGGTACTGGACTAGAAGTGATTGTTGCCCTAGCAACGGCAATAATTTTATTTGAAGGCGGACTCAACCTGGATGTACAGGAGTTGGGCAGAGTTTCGGTCAGCCTACAATTGCTCGTCACCCTGGGAACACTGATCACCTTAATTGGTGGTAGTATGGCAGCCCACTGGCTGGGAGAATTCCCTTGGAATATAGCTTTTCTCTACGGCTCCATCATTGTAGTCACAGGGCCAACTGTGATTAGTCCCCTGCTCAAACAAATCAACGTAGATCGTCAAGTAGCAACAATATTAGAAGGAGAAGGAGTTTTAATCGACCCAGTAGGAGCTATTCTCGCCTTCGTTGTCCTAGATACAATTATGAATGGCGATGCTGACCCCATTAATGCCATTGTCGGTCTACTGATGCGTCTAGGAATTGGTGCGGCAATTGGTGGCGCAGGTGGGTACTTGATGAGCTTGATTTTCAAACGTGCCAACTTTCTCTCCCCTGAGTTAAAAAATCTGGTGGTGCTGGCGATTTTGTGGGGTTTGTTTACTGTGGCGCAGACTATTCGTAGTGAATCGGGAGTGATGACTACAGTCATTGCCGGTGCAGTATTTGCTAACTCCTCAGTACCAGAAGAGCGTCTATTGCGAAGCTTTAAAGGTCAACTGACAATTCTGAGTGTCTCGGTGCTATTCATTCTCCTAGCGGCTGACCTTTCCATTGCTAGTGTGTTTGCCTTGGGTTGGGGCAGTGTATTCACTGTTTTGGTACTTATGTTTGTGGTTCGTCCCATTAACATTCTCTGCTGTACTTGGAACAGTAACTTGAATTGGCGACAGAAACTATTTTTAAGCTGGGTAGCCCCTAGAGGCATTGTTTCGGCTTCTGTGGCCTCTTTGTTTGCTATTTCCTTGACACAGCGAGGTATTAACGGTGGTGATGCCATCAAAGCTCTCGTATTCTTGACAATTATCATGACGGTGGTTTGTCAAGGGTTAACAGCTGGAACCATTGCTAAATGGCTACGCATTACTTCCAAGGATGCCACTGGGGCGATGATTGTGGGTTGCAATCCTTTAAGTTTGTTGATTGCCCGTTTCTTTCAAGAACGGGGCGAAACTGTGGTGATGATCGATACAGACCCAGAACGTTGTGAACAAGCGGCCGCTCAAGATATTCGGGTGATTTCTAGCAGTGCGTTGGATGTTTCTGTTTTGGAAGAAGCTGGACTGGCTTCTATGGGAACTTTCTTGGCGATGACTAATAACGGTGAGGTGAATTTTGTCTTGGCGCAAAGGGCGGCTGAGGAATTTAGTCCGCCGCGTGTTTTGGCAGTTTTTCCCCGGAAACCCCAAGCTAATTCCAGTAACAATCACAAAGTTAACCAAGCTTTCTCTACAGAGTTAGTGATTAAAACTTGGAATGAGTACCTTAACGATGGCAGAGTTAAGTTAGGAACAACTACACTCAATGATTCTGAATTTAGGAAGCAACAAGACCGCATCCAAGAAAAAATTAAGTCTGGAGATTTGATTCCGTTGTTGCTGGAGCGAGAAGACCGTCTACAGGTGATGTCAGCTAGTCAAGAATGGTTAGTAGGCGATCGCATTATATATTTGTTGCATGATCCCAGACCCAACTTGTTAAAGCGTTTATCCGGTGGTAGCCAATCAACTCGCCTGTCTTTGGAAACTTTACCGGAGGTGGAAGAACTACCCTTGGAGAAATTATCTCAACTTTTTACAGGTGATGCTCCTAAAAATTGA
- a CDS encoding cytochrome b N-terminal domain-containing protein produces MKSTQFDRIFRRLATILAVAILSLCLIYITTGILLSFYYEPTAGGAYESLKTINTQVPYGWLFRRAYDLAGNAVIVVALVQIVVMFLGRQFSKSWLTAWISGIFLTLSVIGLDWTAMLLDWTQEGYWRFSIELGTIEAIPFIGGQLRDILTGGGAINTVTVAHLYTIHSYILAVAAIILAVVHLSALIWQEQQMFQFLGASPVKS; encoded by the coding sequence ATGAAAAGTACCCAGTTCGATAGAATTTTCCGGCGACTGGCGACGATTTTAGCAGTAGCGATTCTGAGTTTGTGCTTGATTTACATCACTACGGGAATTTTGCTTTCTTTTTACTACGAACCCACAGCAGGGGGAGCGTATGAATCTTTGAAAACAATTAATACACAAGTACCCTACGGGTGGTTGTTCCGCAGAGCTTATGATCTGGCTGGTAACGCAGTTATAGTGGTCGCGTTGGTGCAAATTGTCGTGATGTTTTTAGGGCGGCAATTTAGCAAAAGTTGGCTCACTGCTTGGATTAGTGGGATTTTCTTAACTTTAAGCGTGATTGGTCTAGATTGGACGGCGATGCTTTTAGACTGGACTCAAGAAGGCTACTGGCGTTTTAGCATTGAGTTAGGAACCATCGAAGCAATTCCTTTTATAGGTGGGCAACTCCGAGACATTCTGACAGGTGGTGGAGCCATTAACACAGTCACTGTTGCACACCTTTACACAATCCACAGCTATATTCTGGCGGTTGCTGCCATCATCTTAGCTGTGGTACATTTATCTGCCCTCATTTGGCAAGAACAGCAAATGTTTCAATTTTTAGGAGCATCACCTGTAAAAAGTTGA
- a CDS encoding triacylglycerol lipase, translating into MPLPTIIVPGYLENAIAYRQLEQSLSQLGVPTATVPLRRRDWLPTIGRTVTPIVQQLDWTVKQMLHKHNAAQVNLIAHSAGGWVSRIYLGEQPYSGRGKVTSSCWKAHPLIASLITLGTPHISQERWTRANLDFVTHNYPGAFYKRVSYVCVAGKTIFGQRKPGGWLAYNSYQQTCGQGNTLGDGITPIAAAHLEGAENLVIVGVQHSPRSPGIWYGSPEPLDSWVQYLI; encoded by the coding sequence ATGCCATTACCTACAATTATTGTCCCTGGATATTTAGAAAACGCGATCGCCTACCGTCAATTAGAGCAATCTTTATCGCAGTTAGGTGTACCCACAGCCACAGTACCACTGCGGCGGCGTGACTGGTTACCGACTATCGGCAGAACCGTAACACCCATTGTCCAGCAACTGGATTGGACTGTAAAACAGATGCTGCACAAACATAACGCCGCTCAAGTCAATTTAATTGCACATTCCGCCGGAGGTTGGGTTTCCCGCATTTATCTAGGAGAACAGCCCTATTCAGGAAGGGGTAAAGTGACATCCTCCTGCTGGAAAGCTCACCCTTTGATTGCTAGTTTGATCACTCTAGGTACACCCCATATTAGCCAAGAACGTTGGACACGGGCGAATTTAGATTTTGTGACTCATAACTACCCCGGCGCTTTTTACAAAAGGGTTTCTTACGTTTGTGTAGCTGGGAAAACTATTTTTGGTCAAAGAAAACCCGGCGGTTGGTTAGCTTACAACAGTTATCAACAAACCTGTGGTCAAGGTAACACCTTGGGAGATGGCATCACGCCCATTGCTGCTGCTCATCTAGAAGGCGCGGAAAACTTGGTGATTGTAGGTGTCCAACATTCTCCTAGAAGCCCTGGAATTTGGTATGGCTCACCAGAACCTTTAGATTCTTGGGTGCAGTATTTAATTTAA
- a CDS encoding TldD/PmbA family protein, which translates to MLTTLTDTQNILSDLITRYSSRVDYLVIRLEQAEGTDIFLRGDKVETLSEGISIGGHIRACYKGGWGFSSFNQLATIKERIEEAIAAARMVGNEKTILAPIDPVQAVCRLPLTGTDPRKIPVRQKKELCDRYTDLLKSLDHRITTTSVRYGDSAQKVIIATSEGTFIEQSWVDMEMRFAATARNGETVQTGRETTGSRKAYEDLTALDEQVESAAQRAIAALTLPPVKGNTYTVVIDPILTGLFVHEAFGHLSEADMAYENPDLLEVMTIGRRFGTEELQIFDGAAPAGHRGSYFYDDEGTPSSTTQLIKDGILVGRLHSRETAGKLNEATTGNARCLSYHFNPIVRMTNTWIERGKTPVADLFTGIKSGVYARNWLGGMTNGEMFTFSAGEAWMIRNGEIAEPVRDVTLSGNVFQTLADIEAVGDDFYWDESGGCGKGGQNGLPVGCGGPSLRIRDVVVGGET; encoded by the coding sequence ATGCTAACCACCCTCACCGACACCCAAAACATCCTTTCCGACCTCATCACCCGCTACTCATCCCGTGTAGATTACCTAGTCATCCGCCTAGAACAAGCAGAAGGAACTGATATTTTTTTGCGCGGTGACAAAGTAGAAACCCTCAGCGAAGGTATTTCCATTGGTGGACATATTCGCGCCTGTTATAAAGGTGGCTGGGGATTCAGTAGTTTTAACCAACTAGCGACCATTAAAGAACGCATTGAAGAAGCGATCGCCGCAGCTAGAATGGTAGGTAATGAAAAAACTATCCTCGCCCCCATTGACCCAGTACAAGCAGTATGCAGACTGCCCCTCACAGGCACTGACCCTCGAAAAATCCCTGTGAGGCAGAAAAAAGAACTGTGCGATCGCTATACTGATTTATTAAAAAGCCTTGATCACCGGATCACCACCACCTCAGTCCGCTATGGTGACAGCGCCCAAAAAGTGATTATTGCTACCTCAGAAGGAACTTTCATCGAACAATCTTGGGTAGATATGGAAATGCGTTTTGCCGCCACAGCCAGAAACGGTGAAACTGTGCAAACAGGCAGAGAAACCACTGGTTCTCGCAAAGCTTACGAAGATTTAACCGCTTTGGACGAACAAGTTGAAAGTGCAGCCCAAAGAGCGATCGCAGCCTTAACTCTACCACCAGTCAAAGGTAACACCTACACTGTAGTCATTGACCCCATTCTCACTGGTTTATTTGTTCACGAAGCCTTTGGACACCTTTCCGAAGCTGATATGGCTTACGAAAACCCCGATTTACTCGAAGTCATGACCATTGGCAGGCGGTTTGGCACAGAAGAACTCCAAATTTTCGATGGTGCTGCCCCAGCAGGTCATCGTGGTAGTTATTTTTACGATGATGAAGGTACACCCAGTAGTACTACGCAACTAATTAAAGATGGGATTTTAGTAGGGCGTTTACATTCCCGTGAAACCGCAGGCAAATTAAACGAAGCGACCACTGGTAATGCCCGTTGTCTAAGTTATCACTTCAACCCCATTGTCCGGATGACAAACACCTGGATTGAACGGGGTAAAACACCAGTTGCCGACTTATTCACAGGTATAAAATCAGGCGTATATGCCCGTAACTGGCTAGGTGGCATGACAAACGGGGAAATGTTCACCTTTAGTGCTGGGGAAGCGTGGATGATTAGAAACGGAGAAATAGCCGAACCTGTGAGGGATGTCACACTTTCAGGTAATGTTTTCCAAACCCTGGCCGATATTGAAGCCGTGGGTGATGACTTTTATTGGGATGAGTCCGGTGGTTGCGGTAAAGGAGGGCAGAATGGCTTGCCTGTTGGTTGTGGTGGCCCCAGTTTACGGATTCGGGATGTGGTAGTTGGTGGGGAAACCTGA